The stretch of DNA TCGCGGCCGAGGGCGTGTTCCAGGAGATGAACCTGACGGGCAACGGGGCCACGGCTTCCTTCGAGATTCCCGTGACGGATGGCCAGTTGAACCTGCTGGTCACCGAAGGCAAGGTTGGCACGGCCTTTACGCTGAGCTCGGTGGAGATCGAGAAGGTTTCGCGCCATCCTGAAATGGACCCAACTATCTGGGTTGGCGGTGACTCCACGGTCGCCAGCTACTACCCGCTGGAAACAAGCGCCCAGGGCGGCTGGGGCCAGACGCTGCCGCAGTTTGTGGATCCTGAAGCTTTCAACGTCCGGAACATCGCGACCGGCGGACAGATCGCCCGCGGCTTCCGTAACGACGGCCAGCTTGAGGCGATCCTGCAGTACAGCAAGCCAGGCGACCTGTTCCTGCTGGAAATGGGCATCAACGACACCGCCGCCAAGAACGCCACCACCGAGGCGGAGTTCAAGGAGATCATGCGGGACATGATCCGGCAGGTTGCAGCCACCGGGGCCACTCCCGTCCTGGTCACGCCGCAGGGCCGGGCCACCGACTTTGTAGACGGCGTCCACTCCTCCGTGGACCGCTGGTACCGCCACTCCATCGTGGCCTTGGCCCAGGAGGAAGGCGTGCATCTGGTGGACCTTAATGTCCTGGCCTCCGAGTACTTCACCGGGATCGGTCCGGAGGCAACACTGGCCCTGTTCATGACCGGCGATACGCTGCACCCCAACCGCGCCGGCGCCACCGAACTGGCACGCCTCGTGGCGGAGGACCTGGCCCGGCAGGGCCTCTGACCAAAGCACTGACGACGGCGGGACGCGGCAGTGTGCCGCGTCCCGCCGTCGTCCTATCCCCCGAGGTGGTGAACGGTGAAGGCGGTCAGGAAGCCTACCGACGCCGTGAGCCCTGTGAGGTTATGGTGTTCCTCGAAAGCCTCCGGGATCATGGTGTCCGCCAGCATGGCCAGGATTCCCCCGGCAGCCACAGCGGTAATGAACGCCACCAGCTCGCCCGGCGCGTTCTCCAGGGCTGTGTAGCCAATGAGTGAGGCCACCCCGCTGAGCAGGGCGATGCCTCCCCAGAGGCCGAAGACGTAACCGGCGCCCCTGCCGGCTTTCTTCATTCCCGCGGTTCCGGACAGCCCCTCGGGGACGTTGGAGATGAACACGGCCACCATCATTGCCGGGCTCACCGCGCCGCCCGCCAGCATCCCCACGCCAAGAACCACCGATTCCGGTACCCCATCCAGCAGTGCGCCCACCGCAATGGCAGTGCCGCTGCCGGGATCATCGGCCTCGGACGGCTGCTGGTCCCCGGAGCGTTTGCGGTGCTTGGCGCCTGCCCGCGCCAGCAGCATGTTGGCCCCGACGTACACCACTGCTCCCGCCAGGAAGCCCACGGCCGTCGGCCAGAGTCCGCCGCCCTGCACGGCCTCGTCCACCAGTTCGAAGGCAAGGGCGGAAATCAGCACCCCGGCGCCGAACGACATGATCGAGGACACCAGCTTGGGCGGCAGCTTCCACCGCCAGGACAACGCCGCGCCCAGGACCAGTGCAGCCCCGGCGGCCGTGCCCCATAACAGTGCCTGCACCCATACCGGCATGTTCCCGCTTCCCGGCCCCAGCAGGGGTCTGTCTCGTCACGGCTGCCGGCACCCCAAGCCGGCCAACCCTCAAAAAGCCCAGCGTAGTACAGGCTCCGGCCCGGAACGGCAGGCGGCCGAGTTGAGGCAGGACCCGTTGAAAACGACAACCGGAGCCACGGCCGGCCATCGGAAGCGGGAATGGCCCCGCTTGCAATGGTGCACACAATCCGTGCGACCCGTCCGCCGCGCAGAATTGATGCGATCTTGAGGGAAACCTTGCTGCCCATTGACCTTGCAGGTCCACGCTGGAGGCATCGGACCAAATCAGCTTGTGGGGAGCAGGGAGTCATGGGAAACGAAGTAGATTCTGATCAAGTAACCGCCGAGGGAGGCTTGCTCACGGATCAGCATCCGCTCGACTTCTACGCTTTGGGGCTGGCCGGCTGCATCGACCGGCTCACCGGGCCCCTCCGCCAGCGCGGGACCGCCATCCGCTGGGATACCCCGCACTGGGGCATCGAGATCCCGTCAGATTGCGCCACCCTTCTCTACCAGTCGGCCCGCGAAGCGCTCAGCAACGCCTTCAAATATGCCCAGGCCTCGCAGCTCAACCTGCAGCTCGCCGCTGTGGACCACGGAATCCGCCTGGTGGTGTCCGACGACGGCAACGGCTTTGACAGCGACCTCGCCAAATGCGGCCGGCACCACGGCTACGGCCTGCGGCTGATGTCCGTGGCCGTTCATGAGGCCGGCGGAACCATAGACATCTGCTCCGCCCCCGGGCAGGGCACCAGCGTCACGGTAACCATGCCGCTGGACTAAAAGCTCGGATGCCCGCCGTTGCTGGGACGGCGGGCATCCGTACGCCTGGCTCCCTGAGACAGGAACCCCCGACTTACCGGGAAAGCTTCTCCGCGTCGGGTTCGAGGTCGCCGATGTGGCCGGGTGCGTTGGCGGCCAGGACGCGGGCCACGAAGGCGCCGTATTCGTCCATGAAGTGGCGCAGGAACTTCGCGGTCCCCTCGTCCTTGACCTCGCCGTTGTCGCCGAACACCTCAGGGTTGAAGTGGATATAGGCTTCCGGGGCGTTCAACTGCGGAGCGTCCAGGAAGCTGAGGACGCTGCGGAACGAGGACTGCATCACTGCGGTGCCGATGCTGCCCACCGAGGCACCAATAATGCCGGTGGGCTTGCGGGCGAACGAATTGCTCCCCCACGGACGTGAGGCCCAGTCGATAGCGTTTTTGAGGGCGCCGGGAATGGAACGGTTGTACTCCGGGGACACGATCAGGATTCCGTCGGAAGCTTCAATTGCCTCCTTGAGGGCGCGGCCTGCCGGCGGAAAGTCGGCGTCGTAGTCGTAGCTGTAGAGGGGTAGGTCCTTGATGGGGATCTCCGTGAACTCCAGGTCCTCGGGAGCCAGTTTGATCAATGCCTGGGAGAGGACCCGGTTGATGGAGCCGGTAGCGAGGCTCCCCACGAAGTATCCGATCTTGAACGGTGCCATGAGTGTTCCTTCCAAGGGCCGGGCAGCGCCCGGCCGTCCATGTTCTGTTTGGAAAAGGTGCCGCCCGTGGCTGGACGGCGCTTGGTGCCACTGCACCACCAGTCCAGCACAGAAGAGGGGGCCCCGGCCAGAGCAGGGAAGATCCTTGACAGGCCGGGCCGGGGAGCGCTGAATGATCTGTAGCGGAGTTCACGGCCCGGTCAGGAGCAGTCATGAGCGAGAATCCAATGCAGGATGAGCGGGTCCATACGGAGGCACCCGCCGAGGGCGACCCGGATGCGGACGTCTCGGAAATCAGGGTCCACACCCAGGATCCGGCCGAAGGGGCAGATTTGCCGGACGTGCCGGACATTCCGGCTGCAGGCAAGACCGAATAGCCGCGCGCCCATAGCGGCACCGCCCGTACATTTGCCACATCCCGGCTACCCCTTGCCTGCGCACCGTCGCGCACACTAGGTTTTAACCCGCACTGAGAAAGCGCTTTCCCGCCACGGGCGGCGATTACTGGCGCATCAATCACCAGCGGAATTGGATCACATGACGGACAAGACCCTCATCAGGTGGATCGACGGCGAGGCACCTGCGGAGATCAGCGGCGGAACGACGTGGGGCATGCCTTTTGCCCGAGGAACGGTAACGGATTCAGGCGGGATTTCGGTCCGGGACGCCGGCGGAGAAATTGTGGCCAGCCAGGCCTGGCCCCTGGCCACCTGGCCTGACGGCTCCCTGAAGTGGGCCGGGATCGCCCTCCCTGCCACGGATGCACCCTCCCGGGCCTACGGGGTGACCGCCGACGGCGGTGCGTCAGCCCGCGAAGCCAGCCTCCCGCCGTCGGGCGCCACCAGAGTCACCGTCACCGAAACCGCCGAGGCGCTCACCGTGGACACCGGCACACTGCAGATGGTGATCGACCGCGGCGGCTCGCACCTCTTTACCAGCCTCACCCGCGGCGGCATCGAGGTAGCACGGAACGCGCGCCTGGTCAGCCTCCTGCAGGACAACGTTACGGAGGGCGCCGGGACGGCAAGCCGCGAGGCCTTCACCGGCGAGGTCACCGCCGTTGTGCTTGAACAGGACGGTCCCGTACGCGCCGTGGTGCGGCTGGAGGGGCACCACCGCCCGGACGCAGCGGGCAGCGGCAAACAGAGCTGGCTGCCGTTCGTGGTCCGGTTCTATTTCTACGCCAACGCCCGCAGCGTCAGGATGGTGCATTCGTTCATCTGGGATGGCGATGCGGAGCAGGACTTCCTGGCCGGGCTCGGCGTCCGGTTCAGCGTGCCGCTTGAGGCTGAGCTCCATGACCGGCACGTCCGGATTGCCGGTGCGGACGGCGGATTCCTGCTCGAAGGTGTCCGCGGGCTGACAGGCCTCCGCCGGGACCCGGGCGGGGAGGTCCGCCGCGCGCAGCTGGACGGCCGTGCCACCCCTCCCCTGGCCGAGTGGAACCCCGAGGTGTCAGAACGCCTGCACCTGATCCCCGCCTGGAACGACTACACGCTAACCCAGCTCAGCGCGGACGGCTTCGAACTGCGCAAACGCACCGCAACGGGCCATGCCTGGGTGGGCATCTCCGGCGGGACCAGGTCGGCCGGATTCTGTTCCCTGACGGATGCCCGCGGCGGGTTCGGGGTGGGCGTCAAGGACTTCTGGCAATCCCATCCGGGCCAGCTGGACATCCGCAACGCGGCCACGGCGGAAGCTTCCCTTACGGCCTGGCTGTACTCCCCGGAGGCGCAGCCAATGGACCTGCGCTTCTACCACGACGGGCTGGGCCAGGACACCTTCGAGGAACAGCTCGAGGGGCTTGAGATCACCTACGAGGACTACGAGCCGGGCTTCGGCAACGCAACCGGCATCGCCCGCACACATGAGTTGACCCTCTTCGCGTACGAATCCACCCCGGCCACGGAAAGCCTCGCCGCCGACGCCGCCGCGGCTTCCGCCCCCGCCCTGCTGCAGGCCACCCCCGGGTACCTGCATTCCGTGGGCGTCTTCGGCGACTGGGACCCTGTGGACCGCAGCACACCTGCCCGCGCCGGGCTGGAAGACCATCTGGATTTCCTCTTCGACTTCTATGCCGGCCAAGTGGAGCAGCGGCGCTGGTACGGCTTCTGGAACTACGGCGACGTGATGCACACCTACGACCACGACCGCCACGTGTGGCGGTACGACGTAGGGGGCTACGCATGGGACAACTCCGAGCTCTCCCCGGACCTTTGGCTTTGGTACTCGTACCTGCGCTCGGGCCGGGCGGACATCTTCCGCTTTGCCGAGGCCATGACCCGGCACACCGGCGAGGTGGACGTCTACCATCTCGGACCGTGGCGCGGCCTCGGCTCCCGGCACAACGTCCAGCACTGGGGCTGCAGCGCCAAGCAGCTCCGGATCAGCACGCCCGCCTACCGCCGCTTCTACTACTACCTGACGGCGGACGAGCGCACGGGAGACCTGCTCACCGAACTGGTGGACAGCGACCAGAACTTCCTGGGGCTGGATCCCGTACGGAAGGTTCGGCCGGACGCTGACACCTACCGGCCGAACCGGAACGCCCTGGGCGTGGGGCTCGGCACGGACTGGGGATCTCTTGCAGCCACCTGGCTCACAGACTGGGAGCGCACCGGGAACCCGCGCTCCCGCGACCGGCTCCTGGGCACCATGGCAGACATCGGCGCCCTCAAGTACGGCTTCCTCACGGGCGAGGCCCTGTACGACCTGGACATGGGACGGTTCGATACCGGCCGCGAACTGATCCAGGTGTCCCATCTGAGCGCCGTGTTCGGCCTGGTGGAAATCTGCAGCGAACTGGTGGACCTGGTCCCGGACCCGGACTTTGAACGGGCGTGGCTGCAGTACTGCCGGATCTTCCTGGCTACAAAGGAGGAGCAGGTGGAGGCAGTGGGCCAGCCGCTGGCGGGCGTCTACCTCACCCAGGCGCACAGCCGGCTGACTGCGTATGCGGCCGCTCGGCTGGACGATCCGGACCTGGCCGCCCGGGCATGGGAAAGCTTTGCCGAGGGCGGGGAGCACCTGAACCACGAGTCGGCCTTCACGCTGCGGACCATTGAACCGCCGCATGTGCTGCTGCCCGTGGACGAGGCACCCACCGTATCCACGAACGACACGTCCCAGTTCGGCCTCGCCGTGATCCAGAACCTGGCGCTGATCGGCAAGCACCTGCGCTAGCTCTAACATCCGCATTCCGCCGCCAAGTTCCGCCGTCCTACTTTCGACTCTGGAAACCCGCCCGCCCAAAAGGTATGTTGGTAAGCATGCTGATGATTTTTACCGACTCATCAGCTTCCGGTAAGAAAGCGAAGGAGACGTTATGAGCACGAAGGTGGAAAAACGCATTCTGGTGAACGTACCGGTAAGCACCGCTTACAACCAGTGGACCCAGTTCGAGGAATTCCCGCACTTTATGGGTGGCGTCAAGAGCGTTACGCAGCTCAGTGACGACCGGTTGCAGTGGGTGGCCGAGATCGGCGGCGTCCGCAGGGAGTGGGAAGCCAGGATTTTGGAACAGATTCCGGACCGCAAAGTAGCTTGGGCGGCCACGGAAGGCGCCACGAACGCAGGCGCCGTGGACTTCGAGGACGTGGGCGGCGGCCAGACCTCCATCCAACTGACGCTCGAATACGAGCCCGAAGGACTGATCGAAAAGGTGGGCGACAAGCTCAACGTGGTGGACCGCCAGGCCGAGGCAGACCTGAAGCGGTTCAAGGAATTCATTGAGGACGAGGGCTATGCCAGCGGCGCGTGGCGCGGCAGCGTCAGCTCCGGAGCCCCCGTCGGCACGCCGGGCGTCGAGGATGCGGCAGGATCACGCGGCGACTCCGGCAAGGCCGGCGTATCCGGCAAGGTTGCTGCAGGCGTTGGCGTTGCCGCGGTAGCAGGCGCAGCCGCCGCCATGGCTGCCGGCACCAACAAGGGCACAACGGAGGCGGCCGACGAAACGGTAACTCCCGTGGTTCCCGGAGAACCCGTCACCGTCACGCCGCTGACGACCGACACAACCACCGATGCCGCAGCCACCGGCACGGGCACGGGCACCTCAACAATGGGCACCGCCGGAGCGGGCATGTCAGCAACAGGCACGACGGCGGCAGCCGGCTCCACCGGTTCAGTCGCGGACCTGGGCGATGACAGGGTGGGACACGCCTTCGACCAGACGAATGGCCTAGTGGACACCACCGGCGAGTCGGACGAGACGCTTGAGGGCGAGAACTTGAGCGCCGGCGAGCGGGCCGAAAATGAGCGCCGGCCCGACGGCGGCCTGCCGCCCCTCGGTGGCAACCTCGGCCAGCACTGACCGGAACCCGACCGCCTGAGGAACATCCCGGCGTCGAA from Pseudarthrobacter siccitolerans encodes:
- a CDS encoding exo-rhamnogalacturonan lyase family protein: MTDKTLIRWIDGEAPAEISGGTTWGMPFARGTVTDSGGISVRDAGGEIVASQAWPLATWPDGSLKWAGIALPATDAPSRAYGVTADGGASAREASLPPSGATRVTVTETAEALTVDTGTLQMVIDRGGSHLFTSLTRGGIEVARNARLVSLLQDNVTEGAGTASREAFTGEVTAVVLEQDGPVRAVVRLEGHHRPDAAGSGKQSWLPFVVRFYFYANARSVRMVHSFIWDGDAEQDFLAGLGVRFSVPLEAELHDRHVRIAGADGGFLLEGVRGLTGLRRDPGGEVRRAQLDGRATPPLAEWNPEVSERLHLIPAWNDYTLTQLSADGFELRKRTATGHAWVGISGGTRSAGFCSLTDARGGFGVGVKDFWQSHPGQLDIRNAATAEASLTAWLYSPEAQPMDLRFYHDGLGQDTFEEQLEGLEITYEDYEPGFGNATGIARTHELTLFAYESTPATESLAADAAAASAPALLQATPGYLHSVGVFGDWDPVDRSTPARAGLEDHLDFLFDFYAGQVEQRRWYGFWNYGDVMHTYDHDRHVWRYDVGGYAWDNSELSPDLWLWYSYLRSGRADIFRFAEAMTRHTGEVDVYHLGPWRGLGSRHNVQHWGCSAKQLRISTPAYRRFYYYLTADERTGDLLTELVDSDQNFLGLDPVRKVRPDADTYRPNRNALGVGLGTDWGSLAATWLTDWERTGNPRSRDRLLGTMADIGALKYGFLTGEALYDLDMGRFDTGRELIQVSHLSAVFGLVEICSELVDLVPDPDFERAWLQYCRIFLATKEEQVEAVGQPLAGVYLTQAHSRLTAYAAARLDDPDLAARAWESFAEGGEHLNHESAFTLRTIEPPHVLLPVDEAPTVSTNDTSQFGLAVIQNLALIGKHLR
- a CDS encoding rhamnogalacturonan acetylesterase, with product MTEPNSPHPSHQPLLKVLACCLATAALATGAGLTLNAPAAYAEPSNYKFDFGGGPVEPGYIGVSATDSYSPEIRYGFNTPEHMANVPAKGTGAGSDAVRFLEFGTKSTNTFNVDLKEGLYKVSVTLGDTSRASIAAEGVFQEMNLTGNGATASFEIPVTDGQLNLLVTEGKVGTAFTLSSVEIEKVSRHPEMDPTIWVGGDSTVASYYPLETSAQGGWGQTLPQFVDPEAFNVRNIATGGQIARGFRNDGQLEAILQYSKPGDLFLLEMGINDTAAKNATTEAEFKEIMRDMIRQVAATGATPVLVTPQGRATDFVDGVHSSVDRWYRHSIVALAQEEGVHLVDLNVLASEYFTGIGPEATLALFMTGDTLHPNRAGATELARLVAEDLARQGL
- a CDS encoding SRPBCC family protein — encoded protein: MSTKVEKRILVNVPVSTAYNQWTQFEEFPHFMGGVKSVTQLSDDRLQWVAEIGGVRREWEARILEQIPDRKVAWAATEGATNAGAVDFEDVGGGQTSIQLTLEYEPEGLIEKVGDKLNVVDRQAEADLKRFKEFIEDEGYASGAWRGSVSSGAPVGTPGVEDAAGSRGDSGKAGVSGKVAAGVGVAAVAGAAAAMAAGTNKGTTEAADETVTPVVPGEPVTVTPLTTDTTTDAAATGTGTGTSTMGTAGAGMSATGTTAAAGSTGSVADLGDDRVGHAFDQTNGLVDTTGESDETLEGENLSAGERAENERRPDGGLPPLGGNLGQH
- a CDS encoding NADPH-dependent FMN reductase, which gives rise to MAPFKIGYFVGSLATGSINRVLSQALIKLAPEDLEFTEIPIKDLPLYSYDYDADFPPAGRALKEAIEASDGILIVSPEYNRSIPGALKNAIDWASRPWGSNSFARKPTGIIGASVGSIGTAVMQSSFRSVLSFLDAPQLNAPEAYIHFNPEVFGDNGEVKDEGTAKFLRHFMDEYGAFVARVLAANAPGHIGDLEPDAEKLSR
- a CDS encoding ZIP family metal transporter; translated protein: MPVWVQALLWGTAAGAALVLGAALSWRWKLPPKLVSSIMSFGAGVLISALAFELVDEAVQGGGLWPTAVGFLAGAVVYVGANMLLARAGAKHRKRSGDQQPSEADDPGSGTAIAVGALLDGVPESVVLGVGMLAGGAVSPAMMVAVFISNVPEGLSGTAGMKKAGRGAGYVFGLWGGIALLSGVASLIGYTALENAPGELVAFITAVAAGGILAMLADTMIPEAFEEHHNLTGLTASVGFLTAFTVHHLGG
- a CDS encoding sensor histidine kinase, with translation MGNEVDSDQVTAEGGLLTDQHPLDFYALGLAGCIDRLTGPLRQRGTAIRWDTPHWGIEIPSDCATLLYQSAREALSNAFKYAQASQLNLQLAAVDHGIRLVVSDDGNGFDSDLAKCGRHHGYGLRLMSVAVHEAGGTIDICSAPGQGTSVTVTMPLD